The sequence GTGCTCTTTCTAAGATTCTAATCAAATTGTTATTTGATGTAGGCTCTTGAGGGGTTAGGAGAAAGTCAGGAAGCAAGGTCAGAGGATCTCAACTCGTATAGGCCAGATCTTGCCGATCAATATGATAGCAAGAATGAGATCTTCTCCCAATCAGACAGAGAAAGCAGCATGGATATTCTTGATGTGAATGGACTGTCTTTGCAAGATAAAGGATGGATGTCCGCTCCTGATAGCATGACCAGTGGCAGTTCAGAATCTGCAGCTACATCATCTCAAGTTAGTCTTGCAAATAGTTCCGATGGGCCAGACTTAATTGATCCAATTACTCCATATTGTTCTGATGACACAGAAAGAAGAGAATATTCTAATAATTTTTCCTCAGTTGGAAGTGCACTTCCAGGATTGCCCCAGTTGGAATCTGAAAAGACACAGGTTTTGTTTCTGTATTTGCACAATGTGACAGTCTGAATTCCACCCGTTATTGATACTGTTATTGATTGGATCAGGAGACGTTTGAGATGAAACTCTCTCTTGGAAATGAAGAACCCTTGGCAAGCAAAGACAGGGTTGAGGAGGCTGCTCATGAAACTTCACTTATCAATGTAGAGGCTGCCAACCGAACAACCAGAGGTGAGGATTTATCAACTGTTTCTTTCCTATTCTTACTGAATGAACATAATGCAACTTAAAAACCACTTCTGTGGCATAATCAATCAACACATTGTCCTATCATGATATAGGCTTACACATCTGAATGAGTAGTTACCAGTCACGAGAAGTGGTTTATATACTTATTTCATATTAGTTCCAACAGCCGACTGCATTTTCTTCATTAGCCATTTAcgtctttttgttgttgttactgcTTCCATTTCCGTATTCTCTTTTTCAAACTGCTTTGAGATGCTTGACTTGACCGATGGTATATCGGATCCAGTCTCTAAAATCATGAgataggggtaaggtctgcataTACTCTACCCTCCCAGATCTCACTTGTGGGATTccattgggtatgttgttgttgactTGTTGTTTAAACTTGAACAACTGAGGAAGTATTGATAAACTTCTGCTGTTAGGTACTTCATGGTGCTATCTTAATGATaaaattttttccctttttttgcCATATCAAAATACCGAAGGACTAGCCGACAGTGTGCTAAACTTAGTAATTGGTTGTATTTATTCTCTGGCTCTTTAATTGTCCATATAGTTTTTGATTATTCAATAACATTTCATGAATGGTGACATTTCATATAGTAAATATATGGTTTTGTTCTCCTAGGTAAAAATTCATATGCACTATCAATTTTAAGGAGAGTGGAGATGAAGTTAGATGGTCGAGATGTAGCTGATAACAGGTATATCCTTCCCATGGAAACTTTAGATGAGTATCTTGTAGTAAATGTGAATGACCATGTTGGTTTATATTTCTCTTTAGGGCAATTAGTGTTGCAGAACAAGTGGATTATCTGCTCAAGCAAGCAACAAGTGTAGATAATCTTTGCAACATGTATGAGGGTTGGACACCTTGGATTTGAGCTGGTGAAACATTATTCTTTTTTCAATACGAGAGCTCTTTTCATGATATTCTGCGATACATTGAAGAAGCTCTGAGGTATATTGGAGCTTAGTCTCCTGAACCACAAGATGCATGTTGGAACTTTAACTTCCTCATTTGAAGAGACGTGGCAATTGGCAAGCAAACAtaggtgaaaaatattttattaattttgtttaatgCTTTTTCTAGGTATACCTAGATAATTTTGTTTATACATCCTGGATCTCCTTGTAACTAACTAGGAAGATTGGTAGTTTTCTGATGCAGTCTGTGCAAGCGAATCAGAGGATCCAATTTGAAGGCTGAGGTAGAGCGCTCTCATCTTCTCCATCTGCATGTTCTTCCTTTTTATGATGCCTTTTGAGAAACTGCTGCATGTTCCTTATTTGAATCTGCATATGTGCAATACTGGAACTTCAAATCTACGATTCGCAGCACTTTGATCATGGTACAAACACAGTTGGAAGACAATATAATGTTGCTTCGAAGGGTAGCATGATCCATCCATATCCACTAATTGGCAATAATAACCTTTTCAAAGTATCATCTGGTAAGATGAAAATGTGGATGTCGAGCTGTGGTTTCTCTCAAGTATTCCTTTGTATGATTGTGTAGCATTTATCAATGAGTAAATGTTTGAATAGCTTTTGGAACTGTCTGGAACGACCTTTCAACGTGTAGGTGTTAGCTTTATTTTAGATGTACTTATGCATGGATATGTATGCCATGCTCTTTAAGACTTGTTACACTACTCTTCAATTGTTTGTGCAAGTTTTTGTTCTGACCCTGCCTcttgtttatttgtttgataGGTCTATTGGTCACTTGACGAAGCAATGTGCACTTACAACAGCTGCTTGTAGACTTTGATGAGGGTTGGCTAATGCCATTCACATGTCATGAGAAATTTGACTTTTGATTGAGGCAGTGAGAGATCCAATGTGGGTACATTATTAGCTCCTGCTGTTTGCTAGTTGGGGTCTGGCTTTACCATGAAGCACTTGGTATCCTGTAAATATCTGTAATGATTGTAAATGCTGACTAGTTCAAGAGATATTCCTACACAACCATATTGGAGCAAGTGGCTGGAACAAACCTGATCCGTGCCTGCCACCATCGTCCATCTCTCGATCATACTGTCATTGGCCACTGGATGCTCCCAGGGACGAGATAGGAAAGACATAAATACACTGTTTCAAGTCTCTGGGAGGTTGCTTGGGTCTAGTGGACACAAAGTTGCCTTTTGGGGCAAGGCAAACTAGGAATTCAGAGGAATAACATAAAGGCAACAAGTTGGAAGTTGAGTGGTATAGATCCATGTTCATAGATTACAGCAGCTCATAATTTATGTGGAATCCAAATGGCCCTTTCAGGTATTGTATAAATGGATGTAAGTAATTTAATAGATTACAAGAGCTCATAGATTGTTTTCAATAAAGATAACAGTCAGCTTTACAGGAGCTCAGATTGCATGTTAAGTTTGTAAATTAGACAATGTGTTAAACTGGGGTTGATGCACACAGATATTTGTGAATCTGTATAACGAACAAACAAGCTCAAAGAAAAAGACTCACTTTACGTCTTTTTTGCTTTCTATCACATTCAATGATATATATGAACAGTGAAATGAGATATTCGAATAAAAATATCTAtgcaattttctcttcttttcttcttgtgatgtgAGGTTGAAAAAGTttagaaaggaaaataaagacaAGAAGAAGAATGTGATATTTATGAGTATGCCAAGTTAGTCACGCAATACGGCTCAAGTTGTCGCTGTTGAACCCGTTTTCTCAAATGGCTCCAAATTAACCGACGAATCTAGAATTTctagaatattatttttaccgTTAATAATTTACTCaatacctaaaataaataattatggaGGTGCGGGGAATCGAACCCCGTGCCTCTCGCATGCGAAGCGAGCGCTCTACCATATGAGCTACACCCCCGTAcgttatttttatttctctcaTAATGagatatttatactatttacGCGATATTTGCCGAATGAATAAAATTTGTtccaacaattttttaattagtaaGTATGAAATTTGAGAATTAATATTTACTCATGTTctataatgtttatgaattagtttgtcttttttttattcagtagttcattttaaaaagaatgtatATTTCTTTTCCCTACaactttttaatttcaacttttaatttgatatatttaatatcaaaagattaaaagataattttaataaatttttcataaacttagtttaaaattacaaatatgaGTTGCTTTATTTTACAATAAATAATGGAAGTTTCTTATCATCACAGCTCAGCAGACAGCAAGTATTAGGCAAATTAATAGATAAAATTTACTACTCTCTCCGTCcagaattgtttgtcatgttgcgcttttagaaagtcaatttaattaatttttaaaattaaattagatcatattaattcgatatttcaaacaaaaaaataaatattctaaaactatatgaaaagtactataaattgcaattttttacttattaatatgatgaaaaattatatcttaaaatattaattaaaatttttataatttaactctaaaaataaaaattatatcaaacaaTTTCAGAGAGAAAGagtaataaataacaaaaataaaaagttaggCAAATAGATAATTCTTAGCAAACAAGTCTGGAAAGTCACCTCTATCAATACTCTTTGTAATGACTTGGAATGCAATAATTTCATATACATTATTGGAATGAGCTTTGGATAAGATCATTCAcaattatttatgaataatgcATACACGTCAAAGTCGGATTGCCACTTCTTTTTCTATATATTCTGACTCGAACtcagaattttaaaattaaagattaaaaaaatttattatcgtaataattttcttgaagtagaattgaatttttattCACTTCAAATATCAACAACTATGTAAGGgcaattgattttaaaaatgatgAGCAACTATGAAGAGAACCATTGAAAATTGATCGTTTAGataaatatctttatttttacaaataataaCTCACTAATAAAATCACGAAAAATTATATGTGCTTAAACAAAATATTGTATGCATCGAAATATTTTAGATTTATTACAGCTTTAATTAGAAGCTAATATCAGatcaataattcattaagtGCTCCAATCAAACCACGTATTCATTGGCCGACACTAAAATTGACGTGTGAAAGAAAGTATAGAAATGTCTTTCACacattgtatttttatttttgaagattcaaataaatagattttaattaaataaaaaaggaaatgaattaaaaaaaaaaaaaagaattaaagatGACCAATCACGTGGTGGAAGGCCTTTATTAGCGACACCGCCCGTAGAAATTGAACAGTGTTTTGTCAATTATTTAGAACTTTCTACGTAGtaaagtaataatattattacaaattagtagaaataaataatcttttgattttttggaATTTACTTGTGGTCCAAACTTGTCAGTTTATTTATacttttctcaattttttctcACATcactattttcaaatatttctcaaaatatttataatgacAAGAAATTGCAATATAtaatatacttaattatttatctTCCAAATGCttagaaatgaaattttttggacaatGCCCAAAACTTTTGACTATGGATACTTCAAATATTggtattttttcaaaataaatggtaGTGTGTTTTGTCGAAGTATGtgttatttgtatttattatttttctatcgTCGTAAATATTaggtaaatttaattatcatCCTAATTAAAATCAATGGAtgacatcattttatttcaaatttatttttataaataaattagataaaaaaaaacagatgaTTCTCAATTCAAAGTTgactaatttattaaaataaaaataaaaaaaaggtatgaactcaaaattcaaaaattataccCATGGGAATATCCTACTAATCCGTGTAACGaggagatttttttaaaaaaaataaattattttgctTCTAAAACCACTCAATTCCACCAGGACAACCCCACCCCCTCGctaccccaccccaccccacccttATAATTTGATACTATATAAGTAACCCTTTTcacttttcaattttcatatgtGAGTTTTAAATACTTTGAAGAATTCAAAAGcaagaaaaaagagaggattttttttttttaaaaaaaaagagaattttgaagaaagaaaatggcAGCAGTTGTTGATGCTTGTGTTTTTGAGATtacaaaaataagtgaaaaggTTAAAGCGAAAAGCCTTTtcttgttgaagaagaaaaaaacaggGGAAAAAGTTGAAGAAACTCAGAataattcttcttctttagaAATGATGAGAGAGAGCAAAAATGATAACAACATAATGTGTGAAGCAACTTTGTTTTTGCTTATGGATCGTTTTGCACCTACCTAGTACTATGTttaaatgtaaattttattgtatatatatgaatttcttttaaatatcaTTTAGCTTCTTGTTTACTCATGATGATCTTAATGAAGGAAACAAATTAAAGGCTATATCAATCAAGTTTGCACGGAGCTAGAATTTTGAGTTTAAgctataacataaatataatattttgatcaaaattatttaattcaatCAAATCAAACTCATGCTTCCATTATATTGAATTCGATcgagatctcataccttaaatCTATTTCTAATCTCAAACTCTGAAAAGTCGCCTCAATAGTCTATATTCTAGAAGTCTTAGCGGTTGTTTCGTGTGAGAGAcaataataaattatcataagATAAAATTTTAGTATACTGTCTGATTGACATGTTAAGAATAACTTATTCAATCATTTATATTATAGTCATGTAATAagttaattcatatatataatgaaataagttattctaaaataactaattacgaaataattatttcaaaaagacTAATTTGTAACCAAACTATTATGAGTTGGAATGCAACGATTTCAGATACATTATTTGAATGagactattatttatggttcatgcCAGCATATATGTGAAATGTCCAATTAAAATCGACTTTTTTATCCATCTTCTTTATTCTTGTGTTGAACTCATGTCGTGTACATTTACTTTTTCCCATGTAGCTAAAAATGAATATACTAATTGTTTTATatgtttctaattatttatttatttttaaactgatatatatatattaaaaataaattaatgtaataagtttattattttatctctattaattataaagtgaatgaattaaaatttttagactttcaaaaatatgatacattttttaaaatagtaaattaagagtataataaaaaaaattcttttttaatttgttgaataagtaattagaaacaataaaaaaaataaaacaaataattagaaaGAGAGAGTATATGTAAACTTTTTTTCGtaaatttcaattattaattCTTTTAAGTGAATGATAAATCTCGaataaaaacaaactaaaactCCACCAATCACGGTATTTATTTAGCTATCCTCCTGTAGGGGATCACTCAATTAActctttaaaattattacatgTGTCCTATCAATAATTTAATGGATCGTTAATATTGgcatgtaaaaagaaaaaatatatatatatatatatgtatgtatcaTCGCAAAAATGTAAATTGAAGAGGCGTAGCGTTATGGAACACTATTTTGTCAATTATTCCACAACTTTCTGCGTAATAGAGTGAACAAAGTAGATTTCATTTGTGGTCCTAATCTAACAAACTAACAACCTAGTCATTttcttcctcctttttttttttctttttattttattttatcatttttactaTTTGTAGTTCTCTTcccttctattttttattttcacccattttatgaaaatattactcaaatgtttctttttaatgACAAAATACTGGAATTGGTTGCTCATGTACCTTCCAGATCCATAGATTTTAGTTTAAGAAAATCGACTATTCAATCGATATCTAAAAATTTATGTAACATAAATTGTGGTGAGAACTAAATCAAATAACTTGTATTAAAGCCCTGCCTAGAAATGAGCCATGCAATTCATTTAGACTTGAAGCCAAGTTACAAATTGAGTatgaatattcataaaattattgCATATACTCTCAAACTAAGGTATAAAATTTGAGAATATTCtagtaaaatataatatacCAAATCCCTGTATCTGGTgggcagattttttttttctaaaaccaCTCAATACCAGCAGGACCATTCCACCCTCACCTTCTGATTTCATGCTATAAAGGTAGGCCCTTTTTCACTTTCCAATTTCATATCtcagttttaaatattttcaagaatacaaaagcaagaaagaaagagaaaaagagaggaactcttttttttttcaagaaaaaaaaaatggcaaCAGTAGTTGATGCTTGTGTTTGTGAGATTACAAAGATAAGTgaaaaggttagagccaaaagtcattttttgttgaagaagaaaaaaacaggggaaaatgttgaagaaaccaaaaaaaggcagaaattttcttcttcttcttcagaaATGGCAGAGAGCAAAAATGATAACACAATGTGTGAAGCAACTATGTTTTTGCTAATGGATCGATTTGCACCTTGTTGATACCATCAAGTACCCAAACTgtagtatttatagtttttcttaCATTGTTCTATACTAGTTGTATGTATAAATGttcttgtatatgtatatgtaagaatttcttttcttatatatatattaaatttttttgtctaCGACTCGATCATGACTATAACAATGAGGGGTTGTTTGATTGAGAACGAGTTATATATAATCCCAAGATAAGTTACTTTACGATGTATGTATATGGGATATAAATGGTGGGATAAATAACTTGAGGACTTGCCTAATACCTACAACCATATCGCTCAGATTTATTATACATTATACCTTTGAGTCCTCAAAGTCGAAACAAGAGCCTATTAGTAAAAGCTAAAGAGAATGTATTACAAGATTGTATCTGCAAAATGCAGAAGAGAGCCTAATCTTTGTtgcagaagaaaaaaaaaattaaacattttagtAAAGTGACTTCCTGCTATGTTGTAGACTATGTACAGCCAAAAGGAAAAGTAGACTCAACAAAAGAATGATAGTAACTATGTAGTTGTGCTAGCCTCCAGTGTTGTGCTAGCCTCAGGGCTTTCTGTTGTCCAATCGCGCATAACTTTACGCCTTTCTTCATCCCATTTAAGAATTTCCCTGGTGTATTTAAGAGCTCCATCAACACTTTCAGCCTCTAAAGCAGTTAGCTGTGAAACAAACAGTTTTCGCTCTGTGATGGAATTATATAGGCGTTTAAACTTCACAGCTATGTAATGATAAGCACGTTGAGCCAACGAggggttgttgttgttggttttgCTGTTGGGATGACGACTGATCACTGGATTGAAGTCCTGAAACCATTCACATTCAGAAAGGGGAAATTCTTCAATTATTTCCTCTAGTATGTCAAACTTGTTCAATAGTAAGAGGCAGTGTTTTTGGGCAAAAGCTGGATGACTGACGATGTTCTCAAAGAGCCTCTTGCTTTCCATCATCTTGTTTGTGCAAAATCCATTGTAATCCTCTAGATATTCGCTGTACTCCGTCAAGGAAACACAAAAGATGACAAGGTCAACATCTTCAAACATCTCCAACCACTTGCAGTTTTTCCCTATGCAGCTCGCGTGTACTCTTATTAGTTGGTACCTACATTAGAAAAAGGATGAGTTGATGGAAGAGAGCTCGCAAGTGCTCTTATGAAACTTGCAACTtggagagggagagagagagctGACTTcattgaggacgaatgttgatCAACTGTCTCCATGTAACTATCCTGAGTTGGATTAGGGAACGAAAATTCCATGGACGCTACACCATTGGATGAAGTAATTCCTTCAGCATATAACTTATCCATATCAGAAGGGTTGTAATCTACCTTAGAAATTTCAACAGCCTACAAAAGAAAACAATCATGTAAGTTGTAGATGGAAACAAAGAACAGAAAAGTGATGTCCTATCAATACCTAACTGAGAATGAGGCATAAGACAGTAACTTACATGGTCTAAGAAATAATTGGCCACTCTAGGAAGCATTTCTAGCTCATTTCTCCGCTGATACGTGGCCTGAAATGCTTTATGCTTCCATAACTCCTCAACTACGGCTGAGTACTCTCGAGTGGCAGCAGGAAAAATGACCTCCAAATTTCCTAACATCATAGCTTGAAGAAGCCAATCTGAAAAGTTTTTCAGTCTAGGGCTGATGGAATAGACATTCTCTTcttcaatctcttcttcaatcAGGTCTGGAAGAGCTGTTAGTAAAGATGATACTCAGATACTAATGCTTGATAGGATCAAATGATTTCACAGATACAAGTGATctgaaacaaaaaatttacaGTATACTTCATGATAAAACTTAAAACTCTTTGTACTCTTTGTGATAAAAATACATTACTTGTGAAAATCATGTTTATGATTTGTATCTCAGAAGCGAAAGAACTCAGAATAGTAAATAACATAACTATAACAGCACTAGATCCACATATCAACAGTCTTTAAATTGTTGACATCTACATCTTTAGGATTCTATATATCAGTCTTTATACTGCTCAATTGCTCAAAGTTAATATTTAAGGCAATGCAGACTTAAGCGGACAAAAGGAGGGTTCTGAGGAACACGTGAAGTTGCATTTCTAAAGAGGTAGAGACAAAAGGTAACAGAAAGCTCAGTTCATAGTACGGAGGTCAGGAAGAACTATAAAATTCTATACCTGAAGGGCCAGGTTCATCAAGCCGTTTTTTCCTCATTTCAACACGGTACTCCTCTTCAAATCTTTCACGTCCTTCGAGGAGTATAGCAATATATCTATACAAATTTCTTTGAATCGTGTATGTAATGTTCTGATGCTCTTCTTCTGAGAAAGGAACGTGATATGCAATTTTGGCCTGAAGTAGAAATAAATGTCTGTCTTAGCAACATATGTTATCAAGAATCACTCATCCTCTATACATTTTAGGTGATATAAATGCACTTAATCAGAATACATACATCTTGATTcagaatattattaattaattatgtgatcAAATCGATTATTTGGATTCTTATTAGCATAAGCCAGGATGGTAACAACCCAACAGTTGCAGTTTTGACTTCATTAGTAACCACATCATGCATTCTATTTACGATCTAGCATAAGTAACCAGCTTATACATGCGATTCTGATGAATAAACCACACAGATTTAGTTAAGCTGGCTATCAACTGAAAACCCAAAGAAACATAGAGAAATGTCTTCCTTTTAAGTGAAATGTTCCACCCATACTGTACCTGTTTGAACAGAGTACTTGTTCCCGATTGATCACAACCAGCAAGAAGtagtttatttagttttttgCTAACTGTGCTGCAAGGGTCACCTGCATCCAATCCACTTCCAACTTCTTCACCAGAAGAATTTGTAGACACAGGAGGAATAGGCAATCTCAAAGCATGGCAAAGCAGCTTGTGTGTAGTCTGTAAAAAGATCACGATTATCAGAGAATGTGAGAAAAAGTAGGTAAACTGGTCAAAAGAAATGAATGGATGAACAGAAACCAACCTTGTCCCATATTTTCCCAACTACATTGTTCATGCCCTCTTCCTGGCAGGATCCGTCAGCACTGAGCCAAAAACAAACGTTTCCTTCACAGTTTATTCCTGCCAGCTGAAATGATTTGACAACATGCTAAGAACTCCAACCGCAAGCATTCATAATTTCAGAAGGCTTAAGTAGTTCAGAAGTCAAACCTTCAACATATACAGCTCTAATTGTGTAATTTCTCGATTGTTTATCACAATATTTGTGTTTCCCTTGCTAGCATCTTTCTTAATTATATCACCAACAGCTAGTTGGGGAGAAATTATCTGGCAGGGCTTATGTCCCTCCTGTTTTATTAAgccaaaccaaaaaaaaatatcaggCAAACAACAATATTAATTTCAATGCCAAACAATGAAAGTAGGATCTAATTAACACTTACCTTTCCCCATAATCCAGACACCTTGTCATACCAGTACTTCCCTGGTCTCAACTTCTTTGGTGGATATGCACAGCTTTGCAAGTCGAACAACTCTCTAAGGGAAAGACGTTTACCATTCACGCTCACGAGATGGGGTGGAAGCTGATTAGCTTGACATAACTTCTCCAATTCCATAATCTCATCAATTTGCCATTTACTTAACAGCCTCTTAAGCATTGCAGAACACTTGCCTAAAGAATTTCGCTTTGATTCATTAATACGGTAACCAATGCAAGTAATACACTTTCTTCCTTCCGGCATTGCCCCCATTGCTCTCAACACACAATCGATACAATACTTTGCACCACAAGCTACGCATACTTCCCTCTCATTGAATCGTTTCCCTTTATGACATCGGAAACACTTCTTGGAATCACTGCTTACAATTGGTTTTTCGGGAAACATTCCTGGCTCCTCTTCATCACTGTCGGTAGAAACATCACTTGATTGAGTTTCACAGAAAGTTACAACATTTCTGCAACCTTGGTTGCCAACAATTTCATCAGCATAATCCTCCGCTTCTTCACAAGACAATACTTCTAAGGCAACATCTGGAGAGCTCAAAATTGATTCCTCAGATTCTAAGGCAACAGAATTCGGATGACTCACAAATCTTACTTCTTCCTTGCATTCATCTACCAAGTCCTCAACATCCGAACTTCCTGACAGTTCTCGGGAGTTATCATGACTGTCAGAAAATCCTAAGGTACCAGAACTTTCAATTCCATCTAATCCTCTATAGGCATGATCATTCTCAACATATTCTGATTCTAAATCAGTCTCCTTTGACTTCTGATTCTTGATTAATTTGGAATCACTCTTGACAATTGGTTCAATAACTGGTAGTGACAAATTTCTACTCAACATAGCTGCAGTAGCAACTACTGAGGCAGTTGGAATCCGGTGTACATCAACCGGAACCACCTGAGGAATGTCATAACTAACAGGAGGACCAGAATACTCCTCAGCAAAGGAGTATTCTACATCAAACTCCTCATGATTATCCTCCTTTTTTGAGGAAGAAACAG comes from Solanum pennellii chromosome 1, SPENNV200 and encodes:
- the LOC107010039 gene encoding extra-large guanine nucleotide-binding protein 1-like: MAAILKSLFPVSSSKKEDNHEEFDVEYSFAEEYSGPPVSYDIPQVVPVDVHRIPTASVVATAAMLSRNLSLPVIEPIVKSDSKLIKNQKSKETDLESEYVENDHAYRGLDGIESSGTLGFSDSHDNSRELSGSSDVEDLVDECKEEVRFVSHPNSVALESEESILSSPDVALEVLSCEEAEDYADEIVGNQGCRNVVTFCETQSSDVSTDSDEEEPGMFPEKPIVSSDSKKCFRCHKGKRFNEREVCVACGAKYCIDCVLRAMGAMPEGRKCITCIGYRINESKRNSLGKCSAMLKRLLSKWQIDEIMELEKLCQANQLPPHLVSVNGKRLSLRELFDLQSCAYPPKKLRPGKYWYDKVSGLWGKEGHKPCQIISPQLAVGDIIKKDASKGNTNIVINNREITQLELYMLKLAGINCEGNVCFWLSADGSCQEEGMNNVVGKIWDKTTHKLLCHALRLPIPPVSTNSSGEEVGSGLDAGDPCSTVSKKLNKLLLAGCDQSGTSTLFKQAKIAYHVPFSEEEHQNITYTIQRNLYRYIAILLEGRERFEEEYRVEMRKKRLDEPGPSALPDLIEEEIEEENVYSISPRLKNFSDWLLQAMMLGNLEVIFPAATREYSAVVEELWKHKAFQATYQRRNELEMLPRVANYFLDHAVEISKVDYNPSDMDKLYAEGITSSNGVASMEFSFPNPTQDSYMETVDQHSSSMKYQLIRVHASCIGKNCKWLEMFEDVDLVIFCVSLTEYSEYLEDYNGFCTNKMMESKRLFENIVSHPAFAQKHCLLLLNKFDILEEIIEEFPLSECEWFQDFNPVISRHPNSKTNNNNPSLAQRAYHYIAVKFKRLYNSITERKLFVSQLTALEAESVDGALKYTREILKWDEERRKVMRDWTTESPEASTTLEASTTT